The Lolium rigidum isolate FL_2022 chromosome 2, APGP_CSIRO_Lrig_0.1, whole genome shotgun sequence genomic interval GCTAAATAGATCTTGTGCACATGTTTGTATTGGCattctacaaaataataaatttagaaCATTATGATACTTCATCCGTCTCGGTTTAACATACGCGCacattattaaaaaaattagtttgaccattattttggttaattaaataCTAATTTTTAAAATATATGTTAAAAATGTTATATTATTCGAAAccttttttgaatatgaatctaatggtatagattttatagacatataatttatattttgttgaccaaattaatagTCAAACTTTGTCTTAAACTACGTGTGCGCCTATTAATTAAACTGAGACTGAGGgagtactactctataataccatccactatagagatagtatcatagacaagtatcatatgcatgatactaccataTGATACTatacactatgaccagcctaaataGCATAACTATGCATATGGGGTATGTGATCCCAAAAGTTTAACACGATAAAAACGTTCGTATATATGGAACACTATGGTAGTTATCTGAATTATGTGTCTTCTCCTTGCCCTGTGAATTTACCACGAGACGATGGACTTAGCATGACGCAATGAAAATACAAGAGAACAATTAATTGGCAGAATTTCTTTAGTTGGAACCAttcttgaggaagaagatgaggaaaagaaagagagagagaaaaaaggagaaaaaaggagaaaaaaggaGTAACTTTAAGGTACTTGTTCCGCCGTGGCTCCCACTGTATCGTAAAAACAATTTCCAGTACACCTTAAAACATTTTCAAGGTACATGATTTTACgaaatctgctagagatgctgtaAAAAAATGTATCAAACACACTATGctctgttaaaaaaaaaaaactcactatGCTCTGTTAAAAAAAAACTCACTATGCTAGTTATGTGAATCATGTGCCGTTCTCTTGCACTATAAATTTAGTCGGAGATCATGAACTTAGTATGACGCAGTGAAAAGATGAGACAGCAATCAACTGGCGAAATTTCTTGAGTTGGGGTAAATCGTGAGAGATTGAAGTTTAACAAGACGGGACACccacccacccccacccccacatAATCAAGCTGACAGTCGACACAAATTAAGGATGGCATCCTTGTCGTTTTGGACAGGAACATGTGCATGCATGGGTGGCATATAACTATATGTTTAAGTATATATACATAAAATTCACGCACGTAGGCTTTACAGACTTGATCAGCAGAATACGTCCAAAACATAGAGCAACTCAACCACAAATTAAGCTTGATAAAGGTTGGTTGGTATGATGCTAGAAAAAAAAGCTGTATATATCCAATTATAGTGCACTAAAGCACAGCATGGCCACCGAATTATTAGGAGACCAAAATCTCTACGAAGCACATACATCAAAGGATCCAATCAAATCATATGCTCTCCCTGAACCCAGCTTTGCTAATTTACAGCAAGGCCGCGCGTACCTAGTGTTGCTAGGAGCACGCGGGCACATGCACTTAGCACGCATCTGGGAGAGCGAGATTCCACCATCAATGGCGGCGCGGGCGCGCACAGCACTTATCTTGGCCTATCTTCATTCACGCGGACTTGAGCTTGGCGGCGAGGCAGGCGGCGGCGCGCTTGCAGGAGCGGTAGAGGCTGAACGCGGAGCACCACTCGGCGAGGGCGTTGCCGACGCGCTGCCTCCGGCGGCGTTGGACGCGCACCCTCCCGAGGCGCCCGGCCGGCAGCGCGGCGTACTCGACGGGGACGACGGAGGATGGATCGTAGGGGTCGTCGGACCTGCAGAGGAGCGAgggcgggagcgggagcggctTCTTGCCGCCGGTCTTGGACGAGCGGGCCCGCGCGGGCGTCTTGGGGATGCCCGGGCGGTGCTCCCACGAGAAGGGCACGGTGGAGGCGCGCAGCGGGGAGGGGAGGAACCGGTGGaagggcgacggcgagggcgcgaAGAAGGAGAATGGGGAGGACGACGGAGAGGCGGCGAAGGAGGCGTTTGCGCTGGACGGGAGGAGGCGTCGCCGGCGTCGGcgtggggtggcggcggcggacgcaggCGTCGCCGGCGCGGGTGGAGTAGAGGAAGTGGGCATCGATGGTTGTCTGTTGCGTTGTGTTTGTTGGTGGCGATGGGGCAACTAGGCCTGGGGGTCGCGAGGTTTTATGGTGACCGAATATTTGGGGTGTGGACCGACCGATACCCGACGGAATGGGCGAGAGCAATATTTTGAGACCTCTCGTCGCCCACGCGGGACGGTGACATGGATGGCCGATTTTCAGTTTCAGAGAGAATCTCGTGAAAGTCTGAAACTCTTCGCCG includes:
- the LOC124687281 gene encoding vegetative cell wall protein gp1-like, yielding MPTSSTPPAPATPASAAATPRRRRRRLLPSSANASFAASPSSSPFSFFAPSPSPFHRFLPSPLRASTVPFSWEHRPGIPKTPARARSSKTGGKKPLPLPPSLLCRSDDPYDPSSVVPVEYAALPAGRLGRVRVQRRRRQRVGNALAEWCSAFSLYRSCKRAAACLAAKLKSA